The DNA sequence TATTTGCTTTTACTCTTTATTTTTATCGGAGCCATTGTCGGTGGAGTCATCGGTCAGTGGATTCGCCCGCAGTTCACAAGCGACACCTTGTTGCAGATTGATGTAAAGGGCAACAAGGCGGGCAAGGCGATGGGCGAAATGGGCGCCCTTCTCGAAGTGGCTAGCCCTGCCGATGCCGAAATAGAACTGATCAAGAGCCGTATGGTGCTCAACTTTGTGGTGTCCGAGGAACACTTGAGTTATTCGGCAATTCCGCAGGGGGCACTTAATCGCTTGCTGCACCGCGAAGGCCGCATGGATATTGACTACCTCGACATTCCGGAACTTGCCCGCGCGGACCGCTGGCAGGCGGTGGTAACGGGTGCGGATACTTATGCGGTTTATTCGCCCGAAGAGACTAAACTTGTAGAGGGCAAGGTGGGCGATTTGCTCAGGGCTCCTTACGCAGGCGATACTTTGCAGATTCGTGTGAACTTGATGCGGGCCTCTATTGGCGAAGAGTTCGTCATTCGGCAGGCTAATCCGCTACTCGCGGTGCGTGGCCTTGCGGGTTCGCTCAAGGTGGCTGAAAAGGGCAAGCAGACAGGCATTATCGGAGTTTCTTATTCGCACCGCTATGCCGACCGTGCTGCATCAATTCTGAATACGATTGCCAATACCTACGTGCGGCAGAATGTGGAAATGCGCAGTGCCGAGGCCGAAAAGACCCTGGAATTCCTGGAGTCCCAGTTGCCTGGCGTCAAGGCAAAATTGGACAGTGCCGAAAAAATCTTAGCGGACTACCGCCACCAGATTGGCTCGGTAGATATGACTGGGGAAACTCAAGCGCACCTGAGTAAAGAGATGGACCTGCAGCGCCAGCTGTTGCAACTCGAGCAACAGCGCCAAGAGGCAACGCGCCTATTCAAGGAAGAACATCCGTCGGTCGTAACGATTACAAAACAACAGGACAAGTTGCGTGGCGAACTTGCTCGCCTCAAAAAGGCTGCAGAATCGATGCCGATTACGCAGCAAGAAGTGCTTCGCTTGCAAGAAGATGTGGCAGTGAATAACGCCCAGTACACGAGTATGCTCAATAACATCCAGCAGTTGCGCGTGGTTCGTGCGGGTGAAGTGGGCAACGTGCGTATTGTGGACCTTGCGCAGGTGGAACCGATTCAGAGCAAACCGAAAAAGTTCAACATCCTCATTTGTTCGATGGCCGCTTTCTTTATGGTGGGGGTACTCTTGGTATTCCTGCTCCGTATGATGAAAAACGGTATTCGCAGTTCGCAGGAGCTGGAACATGCGACCGACGTCAGTGTTTTTGCAAAGATTCCGGAATCCAAGAACAAACTGTTGCGCAATAAGCGGAGTAAGCAGTCCCTTGTTGAAAACTCTCCAAATGACCAGGCGAGCGAGGCTTTCCGTACGCTGCAGACGGCGGTTGATTTCTCGCTTGGCGAGGGCCAGAAGGTACTGATGGTTTGTGGCCTTGTGCCGGGCGTGGGCAAGTCTTTTGTGTCTAAGAATTTGGCCGCAGTTTACGCAATGAA is a window from the uncultured Fibrobacter sp. genome containing:
- a CDS encoding polysaccharide biosynthesis tyrosine autokinase, with the translated sequence MAENEQQTIVVGAQQAQSANSITLLEALFILWKRRYLLLLFIFIGAIVGGVIGQWIRPQFTSDTLLQIDVKGNKAGKAMGEMGALLEVASPADAEIELIKSRMVLNFVVSEEHLSYSAIPQGALNRLLHREGRMDIDYLDIPELARADRWQAVVTGADTYAVYSPEETKLVEGKVGDLLRAPYAGDTLQIRVNLMRASIGEEFVIRQANPLLAVRGLAGSLKVAEKGKQTGIIGVSYSHRYADRAASILNTIANTYVRQNVEMRSAEAEKTLEFLESQLPGVKAKLDSAEKILADYRHQIGSVDMTGETQAHLSKEMDLQRQLLQLEQQRQEATRLFKEEHPSVVTITKQQDKLRGELARLKKAAESMPITQQEVLRLQEDVAVNNAQYTSMLNNIQQLRVVRAGEVGNVRIVDLAQVEPIQSKPKKFNILICSMAAFFMVGVLLVFLLRMMKNGIRSSQELEHATDVSVFAKIPESKNKLLRNKRSKQSLVENSPNDQASEAFRTLQTAVDFSLGEGQKVLMVCGLVPGVGKSFVSKNLAAVYAMNGKRILLIDADMRKGVIRSSKHAGLTEVLSGKINWRDAVTDTKCLNLFVMGCGKRLMSPSELLRRDTFKNLLEEMKSEYDMILVDTPPVSMVTDAELIYPLVDFALMVVHYGTDSIGQVKENLANLRRYADKPCAFVMNHCEYEPGHYYGYGYYGHGYYGKGYYGKGYFSKD